Below is a genomic region from Candidatus Omnitrophota bacterium.
TCTTGGCTCCCGAAAAAGCTAAACGCTGCTGTTATAAGTATGATGGTTATTGCTTTCTTAAATCTTTTAAGAATCGCGCTCCCTGCTTCTTGCCCTTCAAGCGTATCAGACTTAATAAATTCAACACTTTCTCCAATTTTAAGTTTTCCAGTAAATCCCCCCGAAAAATACTTTCTTGGAATATTTTTATGGGCATATTGATCATATTCGACCTTGATAAAGTCACAGACACCTTTCTTAAAAGAATCAACATATTGATTGTAAATATCTTGCGAGACATCTTTAATGTCCACTCCCCTAATCTTGCTTTGATCCGAATAGACTTTATTGACAATTGATTCTTTTAAGTTATGTTTAAACCAGTACGCTAAAATGAGAGAATTATAGATTTGTCTCAAGGAAGCAAAGTTCTTTCCTGTGTTAACTTCTTTTTCTAAAGCAGGGACAATGATTTCACGGACAATGTCTGAAGCTAATTTATTCCGTGAAGAGTGAAGCGTATCTTGTGAAGCGTTTGGCGTTTCACGATTCACGCTTAACGTTTCACTTGCGTGAGTTAGCGCGAGGTAGTCCTCTTCCAACATAACCTTCAACCTTGATTCCACTACAAAAGCTCTATCTTCTTGAACATACACTTCAGCCTTTTCAGGCATGATCCAGACCTTGTTAAAGGTATCTACCGGGATATTGGTGGTTCCATATTCTTCATAGGCTTTCTTATAGATTTCTTGCCAGAACTGCTTACCTAGTTCATCTTCTGGATACATTAAAGAAGCAGTAACTTGCTTTAAGATATAGTCTTGAGCCAACATATCTGTGCCCATATCTGTTTGGGCAAGGCTATCTGGAATGATTCGATCTTGTTCATGGGGAGACAAGTTTACCCAGAGATTATCTTCTGGAATAGTCAGTGCTGCTAGGAAGTATTTGATTAATTTCTCTGATTCGGCTTTTAAATGAGCGCCTGACTTACGAAAGCCTTCGGCTTTCGTCAAGTCAGCCTGCGCGAATTTACTCCGTGAGCCTTGCGACCCAGCAAGGCGAGTCGGAGCTTCCTCGCTTTCAATTATTTCATCTCCAGCGTCAACAATAAAATCGAACTTCAGCGGCTCATTGGGATAGACTCTTATTCCACGAAGAATGGTAGGTGTGAACACTGGACTTAAAGACACCATAGTTCCCACCGCAGGAAGTCCTAATACTCCTTGGGCCATGGCTTGAGATGGGATAATGCTAGTGACCGTAAAAAAAAACATTACGGCTAAAGCAGTGATTTTTAAAGAAATATGACTTTTATTTTTATACTGAAACATCGTCCCCTTCTCCGTATATATGTATATACAATTCCTATCCTAACTATAAAAGTATAAACTATATATATGTGTTTTAAAGGGGGTTTGGGGTGTTTCGGGAAAGCGCTTTCAAATGAAACCCAAGCTTACAGAATAAAATGATGTAAGCTTGCAGGTTGAATTTGTCCCGTTTTTCACAAAGTGAAAAATCGGGACTTCATTAAACGAATCTTATCGGGGTATCCTTATCAAGAAGTGCGTCAAGGCACATGTCACAAGACACATGTCACAAAAACCATGTTCAACCTCGCACCCTAACGGGCACAGGTAGGTTGAATTGGTTGCTAAACCAAAAGTCCACCTCGAAGGTGGTACGGGTTTTTTGAAATCTATGAAAAAGGGCCGACCCACAAACGCGGGGCGGCCCTTTTCTTCATTATATTATCTTAATCTTATTTAAAAGAAGCTTTTTTAGGAACAATCACAATACCGGAAGCTGTCACAGCAAATCGCTGACGATCAAGATCAAGATTATAACCGATTTCAGTTTTGCTTGGAATCACAACTTCTTTATCAATAATCGCATTTTTTATCTTTGCGTCTTTGCCAACAATAACACCACCCATCAAAATGGAATCATTTATTTTTGCTCCATTTTCAACACAAATATTTGGCGACAATACAGATCTTGTAATTTCTGCACCCTTAATAACGCATCCACCGGATATAAAAGAATCAATAATAAGACCAGGCTTTGCTCCTTTTTCTCCGGATTTAGAAAGTATTTTGATCGGAGGATATTGCTCATGATACGTTCGAACAGGCCATTTTTTTCTAAATAAATCAAAATCTGGGCGATGCTTTAGAAGATCCAAATTAGCCTCATAATAAGAATCACGCGTTCCGATATCACGCCAATAACGCGGCTTTCCGTTTTCATCTGCAAAATTATAAGCATACACTTTTTTCTTTTCTTTAATCATTTGCGGAATAATATTTTTTCCAAAATCATGCTGAGAATCCCCCCTCTTAGCATCCTGATTAAGCTCCTCTAAGAGAACCTCTCGATCAAACAAATAAATTCCCATCGATGCATAAATATGTTTTGGGTCGTCTGGAATTGTTTTTGGATCTTCTGGCTTTTCTTGAAATCCACAAATACACCCATTGCGATCAACCTCAATGACACCAAAATGAATAGACAATGCTTTTGGCATTTTTACACAACAAACAGTCGCATGCGCCTTTTTAGTATTATGATGATTTAAAAGGCGTCCATAATCCATTCGATAAATATGATCTCCTGATAAAATCAGAACTTTTTTAGGGTTATAATCTTTAATCGCATAAATATTTTGATAAATCGCATCCGCTGTGCCTTGATACCAATCAGACCCAACGCGCTGCTGAGGCGGAATCGCATCAATAAACTCGCCTAACTGGCTTGAAAAAATATCCCATCCTGTCAGCAAATGCTTCTGAAGTGAAAACGATTTGTACTGCGTCAAAACAAAAATGCGCCGTAAGCCTGAATTGATACAATTACTCAACGTAAAATCGATAATACGATAAATGCCCCCAAAGGGAACTGCTGGTTTTGCCCGATCCCTCGTTAGAGGGTCAAGCCTTTCCCCTTTTCCTCCAGCCAAAATAAAAGTAAGAATGTCTCTCATGAGAAAACCTTTCTATAACAAAATTAAAGTATAACTACATTATTACATTAACTTTTTACAATTACCACTTAAAACTCAATCAAAGCTTTACATTTATTGCTTTAAGCACTGATCCATTTTTTGTTGTGCTAAACTCGAAGTCGGGTCAGCTTTCAAAGCAATCGCATAAACATCTTTTGCAAAATCAATCTGATTTTCTTTCAACAGAAAATCACCTATGGTTAACAACTCGGCGATCTCCTCTGCTGAAAAATCCTTAGCCTTCTTTAAGATTTTGACGCTCTGTGAAAACCGACCAGTTTCAACATACATCTTAGACAACGTTAAGAAAACTTTGTTGCTTTTCGTCCCTTTTTTAACTAACCATTCACAATGCTTTATCGCTTCTTTGAGATTACCGAGATTTTCATATCCTAAAGCCAAATAATAACGAATATCAGAATCTCCAGGCAAAATCATCGCTGCAATACGAAAATCTTCAAATGCTTCCTTATATTTCTTCTGCTTTAAATAAATTTTGCCTCGAATAAAATAAGGCTCGCCATAACCGGGAGCAATTAAAAGCGCTTGCTGTACTTGATTCAGTGCCAGCTCATCAAAATCTAAAATTTCAAGAACGCGCGCCCTTTTAATCTGCTGATAAGGAGACACTCTAACTAGTCCTAACTCTTGAACATTTGTTTCTGAAAAAGATATACTATTTTTATCTAATCTTAAATTCTTAATAAAATCCTTATTCTCGTCGATGTCTTTCAAAAAAATAACCGCATCATAATCTAAATAAACTAAAATCCAATGATCGTCATCATAAATTTCTCTTAAAAGTTTCTTGGGAATTTCGTGAAATGCAGAATTCAAAAAAACTCCAGTTAAATGATATTTTTTAGCTACAGTATCAAAAAATACCTTATCCCCTTGATCCCATATTTTTTTGTATTCATTAAAAAACTTTGGCCCATAGAGCTCTGTTCGTCCGTCAATAAAAACCCTGATATCCGGAAAACAATTTCCAATCAAATAAGCGCCAGAATTAAAATCATTGAAGAAATTTCCTTTAATATTGTTTTTATTGAGAAAATTGACCGCCTGTGTTGGAAAGTTGCGACCACTAACTCCCCCAAAAGCGCTCTTCATTTCATAATTCTTAAAATCATAATAACGAGCTTCTGATGCTTGGTAACCGTAATGAAACATCCAAATAATCAAAACAATTTTAAGGATGATCAATCCAATGTATCGTAAATTTTCTCGATTCTTAAAAACACGAGAAAGCTGCTCAAAATAAATATTTTTAAAATTCGAAACCGACACCCAAAATGCAATAAAAGAAAAATAAACCATATTTCTTAAAGCACTTGTTGATAGCACCAAAAAAAATGCCCATAAAATTAAATGAAAGAAATTAACTCTCTTGTAATTAACAACAAAACTAACGAATGAAATCAGAATTAATAACTTATAGTAAATATACTCGAGCGAGAGCAAGGTTGACCATGATAGTGGGCGAGCAAGCTCTTGAATGCTGCCAAAAAATACTTTGGACTCTCCTGTCATCTGAAGCAAAACTTCAAAAGGATATGTCAGGCCCTTAACAAGCTGCGGGTTAGCAATCGAAACTAAGAATGTGACAAGAAAAATAACTTTTAGAAAATGATACTCTTGATCGTTTAGTCGGTTTGTGACATTCCAACTCCAAGGAAGTTTTGTACGTCTTTTTATAAATTCAGAACATATGTACATTAAAATAATACCTGGACCAAAAATAAAGAATCCATGCGTATTAACCCATAAAATTTGTATCGAGGCAAAGAAAAGAATGCTCCACTTTCTTGAAAGATGAAATTGCAACAAATAAATATAAATCGTGAGAAACAAAAGACTAAAAATATCCGGACGGATGGTAAATCGGGATTGATAAGACAAACCCACAAGGAGCAATAAAAAAACCGTTGTTAGCTGCCTTTTTCGAATGTCCCCTAAGAAAAGCAAAAACATAAACGTAAAACCAATAACCAAAGACTGCATAGAAGAAACACCGTCAAAACCAAAAAGAGAAAACATCGAATAAGAAACAATTTGGAATAACCATTCGTGATTATTCCATGGCTGACCAAAAACAGTGCAAGAAAAAACATCAACACTTGGAATAAATCCATTTTGAATAATAAATTGTCCAGATTTTAAGTGCAGCCACAAGTCAAAGGAACGAATTTCAATATTTGTCAGAAAAACAACGAGGCAGAGCAAAGCGGCAATGCTCAAAAAACCCAGAATATAATTTATTTTCTTAAAAATCTTTTCTATCATATTTTTCCTAAATTGATTACTCCAAAACAAAATGATCTTTTTGCTTTTCCACAAGGCTCATGTTCTCATTAAGGAGAATTTCCTTTGTATCATTCTCTACTTTATAATAAATAGCAGCCGACAACAATTGTTTTGTATATAAATGCTGCGGGTTAGAAAAAATCTGCTCACAGCTTGCCGACTCAACCACCTTGCCTTTGAACATGACAACAACCCTTGAACAAAGTTTTTTAACAACTTTTAAATTATGCGAGATAAAAAGATACGTTAAGTTAAATTCTTTCTGTAATTCTCTTAATAACTCTAATATTTCTTCCTGAACCAAGATATCCAAAGAAGATACTGCCTCATCCAAGATAAGAAGCTCAGGGTTCGCACCAAGCGCCCTAGCAATCGCAATACGCTGACGCTCCCCGCCGCTAAACTCATGAGGAAAACGCTCCAAAATATCCGCTGGAAGCTTAACAGCCAAAAGAAGATCTTTGATTCTCTGCTCTTTTTCTTGCGCGTTACGAGATTGATCAAAAATCATAGCTTCCAAAATAATACGGCGCACTGTAAAGCGGGGATCAAGGCTCGTAAACGGGTCTTGAAAAACCATCTGAACTTTTTTTCGAAATTGATGCATTTGCTTTGAAGAAAACTTGGAAATATCTTGGGTCTCAAACAAAACCTTGCCTTCATTAAAATCTATTAATTTTGTGGCAATGCGCCCTAGGGTTGTCTTGCCGCATCCAGATTCTCCGACTAGCCCCACGCTCTCTCCTCTTCTCAAACCAAGGCTAAACCCATCAACAGCCTTGACGCATCTTTTTGGATCAGACAAAAATCCTTTTTGAAGAGGAAAATATTTCTTTATATTTTGTAGTTCTAGCAACATTATTTTTAAGCCAATTCCATTAATTTTTTTGTAAAATCTTGCTGGGGGCAATCAAAAACATCAGAGACACAACCCGACTCAATAATGCACCCTTGATCTAAAACAAAAACGCGCTCTGCCAAAAAACGTACAACCCCTAAATCATGTGTAATCAAAAGCATGGAAATGTTTAGTTCATTTTTTATTTTCTTAAAAAGAGACAGAATTCTTGCCTGTATTGTTACATCCAAATTGCTTGTTGGTTCGTCGGCA
It encodes:
- a CDS encoding ATP-binding cassette domain-containing protein, with amino-acid sequence MLLELQNIKKYFPLQKGFLSDPKRCVKAVDGFSLGLRRGESVGLVGESGCGKTTLGRIATKLIDFNEGKVLFETQDISKFSSKQMHQFRKKVQMVFQDPFTSLDPRFTVRRIILEAMIFDQSRNAQEKEQRIKDLLLAVKLPADILERFPHEFSGGERQRIAIARALGANPELLILDEAVSSLDILVQEEILELLRELQKEFNLTYLFISHNLKVVKKLCSRVVVMFKGKVVESASCEQIFSNPQHLYTKQLLSAAIYYKVENDTKEILLNENMSLVEKQKDHFVLE
- the glgC gene encoding glucose-1-phosphate adenylyltransferase → MRDILTFILAGGKGERLDPLTRDRAKPAVPFGGIYRIIDFTLSNCINSGLRRIFVLTQYKSFSLQKHLLTGWDIFSSQLGEFIDAIPPQQRVGSDWYQGTADAIYQNIYAIKDYNPKKVLILSGDHIYRMDYGRLLNHHNTKKAHATVCCVKMPKALSIHFGVIEVDRNGCICGFQEKPEDPKTIPDDPKHIYASMGIYLFDREVLLEELNQDAKRGDSQHDFGKNIIPQMIKEKKKVYAYNFADENGKPRYWRDIGTRDSYYEANLDLLKHRPDFDLFRKKWPVRTYHEQYPPIKILSKSGEKGAKPGLIIDSFISGGCVIKGAEITRSVLSPNICVENGAKINDSILMGGVIVGKDAKIKNAIIDKEVVIPSKTEIGYNLDLDRQRFAVTASGIVIVPKKASFK